A part of Oncorhynchus masou masou isolate Uvic2021 chromosome 30, UVic_Omas_1.1, whole genome shotgun sequence genomic DNA contains:
- the LOC135522937 gene encoding uncharacterized protein LOC135522937 isoform X4 yields the protein MLPFSPDIISKLDKLSVLRLSVSYLRVKSFFTVNHEKPSSRKHISPSTNSVAEPRKDSLPKAMGNSITESGLLLESLTGFALVVSSDGMVFFSSSNIVDYLGFHQVFLLAFTTVVEQWQDNDPKHSSKLRKNYLGKKQSAGILSIMEWPAQSPDLNPMELLWEQLDHMTDVMHQNVFDYVHVDDRQEFRRQLHWAMNPSQHHLVSGTDEDLVASNLFHSQETGGVSPEFSSFLNRCFMSRVRCLLDSTSGFLTMQIQGRLKFLQGQKRKWGSGAPLPPQLALFCVAVPLLLPSITEMKMNNMMMRGKHKSGGGIITTLEYSEREEQLRRQAGSAGGVVDGGDPLLLNCTKLGGPQHRRHAPWTPLSKDSLKYKTEGGYCGQDEPLNYCKTSMGGIPHHKGPGLDSLWPMRPASGPIRGGQSGGYTPSNRLGKGGHYGKPYRMSPSMCHGGGRGGEIYVPRMYESLQSPGGFDLYCVGEEVKSECYGNLLLPEMPIKVEQDSDSENGCDTYGRPWTCREPLDHHYGNSYVDNNGLHMKSEADYYEQYSSCQRGKAGISPVSPPYNNGHFQNYNNMGGGGSRPLKSVVNKDLSQFSPQRLSHPDPLCSSQSINCIDVYSSGPMEHSNKGYVQQQQQDKLSYEFKGHGPRQTIKQEPMDSSQWSDSSDMNRAAGHSQRSVMPHRVMNAGQHKANPCVYMQ from the exons TTAATCACGAGAAGCCGTCCAGCAGAAAGCACATCAGTCCATCCACCAACTCTGTCGCCGAGCCCAGGAAAGACAGCCTGCCTAAGGCTATGGGCAACAGCATCACAGAGAGCGGACTCCTTCTGGAG TCCCTTACTGGCTTTGCGTTGGTGGTGAGCAGTGATGGAATGGTTTTCTTTTCCTCCTCAAACATCGTTGACTATTTGGGCTTCCATCAG GTATTTCTGCTGGCATTTACAACAGTTGTCGAGCAGTGGCAG gacaacgacccaaagcacagctccaaactacgcaagaactatttagggaagaagcagtccgctggtattctgtctataatggagtggccagcacagtcaccagatctcaatcctatggagctgttgtgggagcagcttgaccataTG ACGGATGTGATGCACCAAAACGTCTTTGATTATGTCCATGTGGACGACCGGCAAGAGTTCAGAAGACAGCTCCACTGGGCCATGAACCCCAGCCAGCACCACTTAGTCTCAGGAACTG ATGAAGACTTGGTGGCGAGCAACCTGTTTCATTCTCAGGAGACGGGGGGAGTCTCTCCTGAGTTCTCCTCCTTTCTCAACCGGTGTTTCATGTCTCGCGTGCGCTGCCTGCTGGACAGCACCTCTGGCTTCCTG ACCATGCAAATCCAGGGCCGACTCAAGTTCCTCCAAGGACAGAAGAGGAAGTGGGGCTCGGGGGCCCCGCTACCCCCCCAGCTGGCCCTGTTCTGTGTGGCCGTGCCCCTTCTGCTGCCCTCCATCACTGAGATGAAGATGAACAACATGATGATGAGGGGCAAGCACAAGAGTGGAGGGGGCATCATCACTACACTAGAATATAG tgagagagaggagcagttgAGGAGGCAGGCTGGCAGTGCGGGGGGGGTAGTCGATGGCGGGGACCCGCTCCTCCTCAACTGCACCAAACTTGGTGGTCCCCAACATCGCCGCCACGCCCCCTGGACGCCCCTCTCCAAAGACAGCCTCAAGTACAAGACAGAGGGGGGCTATTGTGGACAGGACGAGCCCCTCAACTACTGCAAAACCTCCATGGGCGGCATTCCCCACCACAAAGGCCCAGGCCTGGACTCCCTGTGGCCCATGCGGCCTGCCTCGGGGCCCATCCGGGGGGGGCAAAGTGGCGGCTACACCCCCTCTAATCGACTCGGGAAGGGTGGGCACTATGGCAAGCCCTACCGCATGTCCCCCAGCATGTGCCACGGAGGAGGGCGAGGTGGTGAAATCTACGTGCCCAGGATGTACGAGAGCCTCCAGAGCCCTGGCGGCTTCGACCTGTACTGCgtgggagaggaggtgaagagcGAGTGCTATGGCAACCTCCTGTTGCCTGAGATGCCCATCAAGGTGGAGCAGGACTCGGATTCGGAGAACGGCTGCGACACGTATGGCCGTCCGTGGACCTGCCGGGAGCCCTTGGACCATCACTACGGCAACAGCTACGTCGACAACAACGGCCTCCATATGAAGTCGGAGGCGGACTACTACGAACAGTACTCGTCGTGCCAGAGGGGAAAGGCGGGCATCAGCCCCGTCAGCCCGCCCTACAACAACGGCCACTTCCAGAACTATAATAACATGGGGGGCGGTGGCAGCAGGCCCTTGAAGAGTGTGGTCAATAAGGACCTGTCCCAGTTCAGTCCCCAGAGGTTGTCCCACCCAGACCCCCTGTGTAGCAGCCAGAGCATCAACTGCATCGACGTGTACTCAAGCGGCCCCATGGAGCACAGCAACAAGGGTTacgtgcagcagcagcagcaggacaaGTTGAGCTACGAGTTCAAAGGTCACGGACCGCGCCAGACCATCAAGCAGGAGCCCATGGACTCATCCCAGTGGTCGGACAGCAGCGACATGAACCGTGCCGCGGGACACTCTCAGAGGAGCGTTATGCCTCACCGTGTGATGAATGCTGGGCAGCACAAAGCCAACCCTTGTGTTTATATGCAATAG